In the genome of Methylomagnum ishizawai, the window ACGCGGTCGATGGCTATCTCGCCAAGCTCATCAAGCTGGGCGAATCGGTCGCCCTCTGCGAACAAATCGGCGACCCCGCCACCGCCAAGGGTCCGGTCGAACGCAAAGTGGTGCGGGTGGTCACGCCCGGCACCGTCACCGAGGAAGCCCTGCTGGAAGAACGCCGCGACAATCTTCTGGTCGCCATCGCCCAGGTCGGCCCGCGCCTGGGGCTGGCCGCGCTGGACCTCGCGGGCGGGCGTTTTGTGGTGCAGGAGGTCGAGGACGCCGCCGCCCTGCTCGGCGAAGTGGAACGCCTCAGCCCCGCCGAAATCCTCATCGGCGAGGATTGGACCCCGCCCCCGGCGCTGGCGTCCCGGCGCGGCATCACCAAGCGCCCGCCCTGGCATTTCGATACCGAAAGCGCCCGCCATCTGCTGCTGCGCCAATTCGGCACCCAAGACCTCGCGGCCTTCGGTTGCGAACGCCTGCCCGCTGCCATCGCCGCCGCCGGGGGTTTGTTGCAATACGTGCGCGATACCCAGCACAGCGCCCTGCCCCATATCCAAAGCCTGCGCGTCGAAACCAGCGCCGAAACCATCGTCTTGGACGCCGCCAGCCGCCGCAACCTGGAAATCGATTTCCACCCGTCGGGCCGGGCCGAATTGACCCTGTACGGCGTGTTGGACCGCACCACGACCGCGATGGGTGGGCGGTTGCTGCGGCGTTGGCTGCATTGGCCGTTGCGCGACCGGACGACCCTGGCCGAACGCCATGCCGCCATCGAAGCCTTATCGGAAGCCGGGGATTTCCGGCCCCTCCGCGAGATTTTGCGGGCGGTGGGCGATGTCGAGCGCATCGTCTCCCGCATCGCCCTGAAATCGGCCCGGCCCCGCGATTTGACCGTGCTGCGCCTCGCCCTGGCGGTGTTGCCGGAACTTAGGGACGCGCTGACCTATCTCGACAGCCCTTTGCTGGTCCGGCTGCGGGCGGCGCTCCGGGAACAGCCGGAAATCCACGCCCTCCTGGTCCGCGCCATCGTCGAAAACCCGCCGATGTTGATCCGCGACGGCGGCGTCATCGCCCAGGGCTATCACGAGGAACTGGACGCCTTGCGCGATCTTAGCCAGAACTCCGAGCGCTTCCTGCTGGAACTGGAACAGCGCGAACGCCAACGCACCGGGCTGGCGAACCTCAAGGTCGGCTATAACCGGGTGCAGGGTTTCTATATCGAACTGACCCGCGCCCAGGCCGACAAGGTGCCGGTCGAATATGTGCGGCGGCAGACTCTGAAGGGCGTGGAGCGCTACATCACCCCGGAGCTGAAGGCGTTCGAGGACCAGGTGTTGAGCGCCCGCGAACGCGCCCTGGCCTTCGAGAAAGCCCTGTACGACGAACTGTTGGAACAACTCGGCACCCGCTTGGATGCGTTGCGGGAATGCGCGGCGGGCTTGGCGGAATTGGACGTGCTGGCGAACCTGGCGGAGCGGGCCGACGCTTTGGGCTTCTGCAAGCCGGTGATGAGCGCGGAACCGGGCCTGCGGGTGGTGGCGGGACGCCATCCGGTGGTGGAAAGCGTGTTGGATGCGCCGTTCGTGCCGAACGATCTGGAGTTATCGCCCGAGCGGCGGATGTTGATTATTACCGGCCCAAATATGGGGGGGAAAAGCACTTTTATGAGACAGTCCGCGCTGATCGTGCTGATGGCCCATATCGGCAGTTACGTCCCGGCGGAAAGCGCCCGTATCGGCCCGGTGGACCGCATCTTCACCCGCATCGGCGCCTCCGACGACCTCGCCAGCGGGCGTTCGACCTTCATGGTGGAAATGACCGAAACCGCCCACATCCTCCACCACGCCACGCCCGCCAGTTTGGTGCTGATGGACGAGATCGGCCGCGGCACCAGCACCTTCGACGGGCTGTCGCTGGCCTGGGCCGCCGCCGAACATCTGGCGCGGGAAATCAAGGCGTTCACCTTGTTCGCCACCCATTATTTCGAGTTGATCGCCCTGCCCGACGAATGTCCGGCGGTCTATAACATCCATCTCGACGCGGTGGAGCATAAGGACGGCGTGGTGTTCCTGCACGCGGTCAAGGACGGCCCGGCCAACCAGAGCTATGGGCTGCAAGTGGCGGCGCTGGCCGGGGTGCCGAAGACGGTGGTGAAAAAGGCGCGGGAAAAACTGGCCGCGCTGGAACAACACGCCCAGGCCGAAAAACCCAAGGCCAAGGGCCGCGCATCCCGGCAAATCGATTTGTTCGCCGAGGCCGCGCCGCATCCGGCACTGGAAAAACTGAAGGCCATCGAACCGGACGAACTCAGCCCCAAGCAGGCTTTGGAAGTGTTGTTTGAGTTGAAGCAGTTGGCGGACGGGTGAGTTATTTCTTGCCGTAAGCGGCGTCGTGGTCGGCATGGATGGCGATGAAGCGCATGACATCGCCATCCCGGCCCGCCAAGGCCCGGCTTCCCCGCGATAGCCGGAGCGAATACACACCGGGATGGCCCTTCACCGCTTCCCATTTCAAACCATGGTCCCGGCACACCTCGTCCCAGGTCATGGTCCTGATTTTCCTGAGGGTCTTGGCGACTTGGCGGTATTCGTTCGCGTCGAGATTGAAAAGATCGTCCTGCAAGGCGGGTAGGTTGAGGTCGAGCGATACCCGTCCGCTCACGTTTGATCCTTGACTTGCCGCCGGGCGTCGATATCCCCCAGGAAAGCCTCGATATCGGTCTCGGCGGGCGGATGCTCCTTCATCCACCGCGCCGCTTCGAGCAGGCGTTCCCGCATTTCCGGGGTGTGTAGCCAAGCCTCTGACTCGGGGACGACCCGCATCGGCACCATCACGATGGCCCCGTCCTCCCGCTCCGTCACCTCGAAATATCGGCCCGCGTATTTCTTGCCCAGCGAAAGTTGGCCGCTGGTACCCACCATTTTGAGCATCGCCCCGTCCTCCGATATGTTTTGGATCATGCGGCATGATAGCAGGATTCAACGCCGTCCTGGCCCTATCGGCACCTGGCGCCCAAAAAGCCTGCTGGCTGCGCAAGCGGCCCTTCCAGCGTTCGGAAAGCTCCGCGAACCCAACCGTTTCCGCCTGTCCTGCGACATTCCGCGCCTTGCCTTTGGTTCGCCGCCGCCCTTGGGTTACGCTAAGCACCCACAGGCAAGCAACGGGGGAAGAACCATGGCGATGCGCATGTTCTGGTTTTGGGTCATATTAGGTCTGGGCGGCTGCGCGGTGACGCCTCCGCCGGTCAAGCTTCCGGCGACCACGCCATCCCGGCCTGCGATTTCCCTGTCCGGCCCGCCCGCCACGCCCTTCCTGCGGCTCGAAACCGGGGGACATACGGCGATGATAAAGCGCATCGGTGTCGATGCCGCCGGGCGCTATCTGGTCACGGGTTCCGAGGACAAGACGGCACGGGTCTGGAATCTGGCCGACGGCGGTTTGCTACAAACGCTACGCCCGCCGCTGGGCGAGGGTAACGAGGGCAAGGTCTACGCCGTGGCAATTGCGCCGGAGGGCGGCACGGTGGCGGTGGCGGGGTGGACCGGCTGGGATTGGGAGGGAAAGGCTT includes:
- the mutS gene encoding DNA mismatch repair protein MutS translates to MSRDPNDLSRHTPLMQQYFRIKAEHPERLLFFRMGDFYELFYDDARKAARLLNITLTTRGESAGERIPMAGIPHHAVDGYLAKLIKLGESVALCEQIGDPATAKGPVERKVVRVVTPGTVTEEALLEERRDNLLVAIAQVGPRLGLAALDLAGGRFVVQEVEDAAALLGEVERLSPAEILIGEDWTPPPALASRRGITKRPPWHFDTESARHLLLRQFGTQDLAAFGCERLPAAIAAAGGLLQYVRDTQHSALPHIQSLRVETSAETIVLDAASRRNLEIDFHPSGRAELTLYGVLDRTTTAMGGRLLRRWLHWPLRDRTTLAERHAAIEALSEAGDFRPLREILRAVGDVERIVSRIALKSARPRDLTVLRLALAVLPELRDALTYLDSPLLVRLRAALREQPEIHALLVRAIVENPPMLIRDGGVIAQGYHEELDALRDLSQNSERFLLELEQRERQRTGLANLKVGYNRVQGFYIELTRAQADKVPVEYVRRQTLKGVERYITPELKAFEDQVLSARERALAFEKALYDELLEQLGTRLDALRECAAGLAELDVLANLAERADALGFCKPVMSAEPGLRVVAGRHPVVESVLDAPFVPNDLELSPERRMLIITGPNMGGKSTFMRQSALIVLMAHIGSYVPAESARIGPVDRIFTRIGASDDLASGRSTFMVEMTETAHILHHATPASLVLMDEIGRGTSTFDGLSLAWAAAEHLAREIKAFTLFATHYFELIALPDECPAVYNIHLDAVEHKDGVVFLHAVKDGPANQSYGLQVAALAGVPKTVVKKAREKLAALEQHAQAEKPKAKGRASRQIDLFAEAAPHPALEKLKAIEPDELSPKQALEVLFELKQLADG